From a single Nostoc edaphicum CCNP1411 genomic region:
- a CDS encoding FAD-binding oxidoreductase yields MKAMSNDRPQGVCASELASIVGEENAICLWENIELGQQKGIQEAIASGKLPNCIVYPRSQEQLAAVIATAYTNNWRILPCGSGSKLSWGGLAKGIDVVVSTERINQLIEHAVGDLTVTVEAGMKFSDLQALLAKSRQFLALDPTAPESATIGGIVATGDTGSLRQRYGSVRDQLLGITFVRADGQIAKAGGRVVKNVAGYDLMKLLTGSYGTLGFISQLTFRLYPLAEASGTVVLTGSAEAISQAADILRGSALTPVQADLLSTKLVSSLGLGQGLGLIARFQSISESVKEQTNRVLEVGQKLALNGAIFADGDEANLWQRLQERIHTTATESLITCKIGVLPTAAVEILNQVEWGLVHISSGLGLLQLESKNQVLKIRDELYSAGSDRTQDSRGFLTILSAPMAVKEQIDVWGYTGNALPLMRRIKEQFDSKNILSPGRFVGGI; encoded by the coding sequence ATGAAAGCGATGTCTAACGACAGGCCGCAAGGCGTCTGCGCTTCTGAACTTGCATCTATCGTCGGTGAAGAAAATGCTATTTGTCTTTGGGAAAATATTGAACTCGGTCAGCAAAAAGGTATTCAAGAGGCTATAGCTTCTGGAAAGCTTCCTAATTGTATCGTCTATCCCCGCAGCCAAGAACAGCTAGCCGCAGTCATTGCCACTGCTTACACAAACAACTGGCGCATTCTCCCCTGTGGTAGTGGTAGTAAACTTAGCTGGGGTGGTTTAGCTAAGGGCATTGATGTTGTAGTTAGTACAGAACGCATCAACCAACTGATTGAACACGCCGTTGGCGATTTAACTGTCACCGTAGAAGCTGGCATGAAGTTCTCCGATTTGCAAGCACTTTTGGCAAAATCGCGGCAATTTCTTGCCCTTGACCCCACAGCACCAGAGTCGGCAACTATTGGCGGTATTGTCGCTACAGGTGATACAGGTTCTCTACGGCAACGCTATGGTAGTGTGCGCGACCAGTTACTAGGTATTACCTTTGTGCGTGCTGATGGGCAAATTGCCAAAGCTGGGGGAAGAGTAGTCAAAAATGTCGCCGGATATGACTTGATGAAGTTGCTAACAGGATCTTATGGCACATTAGGCTTTATTAGTCAACTAACTTTTCGCCTGTATCCGCTAGCAGAAGCATCGGGAACAGTGGTATTGACTGGTAGTGCAGAGGCTATATCCCAAGCGGCTGATATCCTTCGAGGTTCGGCGTTAACACCAGTTCAAGCTGATTTGCTATCAACTAAATTGGTATCTAGTTTAGGTTTGGGTCAAGGATTGGGATTAATTGCCCGCTTTCAAAGTATTAGTGAGAGTGTTAAAGAACAGACAAACCGAGTTTTGGAAGTAGGGCAAAAGTTAGCTTTAAATGGGGCAATTTTTGCAGATGGTGATGAAGCTAATCTATGGCAGAGATTACAAGAACGAATACATACTACTGCTACAGAATCTCTAATTACCTGCAAAATAGGAGTGTTGCCTACTGCTGCTGTAGAGATTTTGAATCAGGTGGAGTGGGGTTTAGTTCATATTAGTAGTGGTTTAGGTTTGTTACAATTAGAGAGTAAAAATCAGGTTTTGAAAATCCGCGACGAATTATACTCCGCTGGAAGCGATCGCACTCAAGACTCTAGAGGTTTTTTAACAATTTTGTCAGCACCAATGGCGGTTAAAGAACAAATAGATGTTTGGGGTTATACGGGAAATGCTTTGCCTTTGATGCGCCGTATTAAGGAACAGTTTGATAGTAAGAATATTTTAAGTCCTGGTCGGTTTGTGGGTGGTATTTAA
- a CDS encoding DUF7219 family protein, producing the protein MNPKSDFLSEMYDFLYPRSSYYGQFKPEYLVFNANLQEFSQRVNYICNLQTGGKLSPEEAYKEIHILWKQLKRAKKALEVV; encoded by the coding sequence ATGAATCCAAAATCTGATTTCTTATCGGAAATGTACGATTTTCTCTATCCTCGTAGTTCATATTATGGGCAGTTTAAGCCAGAGTATTTGGTGTTTAACGCTAATCTCCAAGAGTTTTCTCAAAGGGTAAACTATATATGTAACCTCCAAACTGGTGGCAAACTTTCTCCAGAAGAAGCTTACAAAGAAATTCATATTCTCTGGAAACAGTTGAAGCGTGCCAAAAAGGCATTAGAGGTTGTTTAA
- the ssuE gene encoding NADPH-dependent FMN reductase — protein MANILAIAGSPTHPSRTYGLVEYTAKLLQQEGLHVDIISVRDLPAEDLVFGRYDSPALEQPKALLAKADGVIIATPIYKAAYTGVLKTFLDLLPQKSLTGKPVLPIALGGTIAHLLAIEYALKPVLSELGARHILATVYAVDKQVQRQADNSVLLDEEIEQRLKDVLKEFVKAVEYDAAAPQELVHAN, from the coding sequence ATGGCAAATATTTTAGCGATCGCAGGTAGTCCAACCCATCCATCTAGAACCTATGGTTTGGTCGAATACACTGCCAAGCTTTTACAACAAGAAGGCTTGCATGTAGACATTATTTCAGTTCGGGATTTGCCTGCTGAAGATTTAGTTTTTGGACGATACGACAGCCCTGCTTTGGAACAGCCAAAAGCTTTATTAGCAAAGGCAGATGGTGTGATTATTGCCACCCCAATTTACAAAGCTGCTTATACAGGAGTGTTAAAAACATTTCTAGATTTACTGCCACAAAAATCATTAACAGGTAAGCCCGTGTTACCAATTGCTTTGGGTGGAACGATCGCTCATTTATTGGCAATTGAATATGCTCTGAAACCCGTCTTATCTGAATTAGGAGCGCGGCATATTCTAGCTACAGTTTATGCAGTAGACAAACAAGTTCAACGACAAGCTGATAACAGTGTTCTGTTAGATGAGGAAATTGAGCAAAGACTCAAAGACGTTCTCAAGGAATTTGTTAAAGCTGTAGAATATGATGCCGCTGCGCCTCAAGAATTGGTTCATGCCAATTAA
- the ssuD gene encoding FMNH2-dependent alkanesulfonate monooxygenase, translating to MQLLWFIPTHGDGRYLATATGGRAVSFPYLRQIAQAVDDLGYTGALLPTGRSCEDAWIIASTLVSLTRRMRFLVAIRPGLVSPGVAARMAATFDRVSEGRLLINVVTGGDPVELAGDGLHLDHDQRYELTDEFLTVWRAIVSGEQANFQGDYLNIQDGKLLFPTVQQPYPPLWFGGSSPIAQKIAAKHVDVYLTWGEPPAQVAEKIASVRRLAEAEGRTLRFGIRLHVIVRETESEAWDAANQLIKYVDDEAIAKAQKAYARMDSVGQSRMTQLHHGNREALEISPNLWAGVGLVRGGAGTALVGDPQTVAARILEYAALGVESFIFSGYPHLEEAYRVAELLFPHLPLENLPVVEKQHVLSPFGEIVANEDFPQQHKQKATSIS from the coding sequence ATGCAGCTACTATGGTTCATCCCAACCCACGGCGACGGACGTTACCTTGCAACTGCTACAGGGGGACGGGCAGTAAGCTTTCCTTATCTGCGGCAGATAGCACAAGCGGTGGATGACCTTGGTTATACAGGGGCATTGCTCCCCACTGGGCGTTCTTGCGAAGATGCTTGGATTATTGCCTCAACGCTGGTATCGCTAACGCGACGGATGCGTTTTTTGGTGGCGATTCGTCCCGGCTTGGTATCGCCTGGAGTGGCAGCACGGATGGCGGCGACTTTTGATCGCGTCTCTGAAGGACGCTTGCTGATTAATGTCGTGACAGGAGGCGATCCCGTAGAGTTAGCGGGGGATGGCTTGCATTTGGATCACGATCAGCGCTATGAATTAACAGATGAATTTTTGACAGTATGGCGAGCGATCGTTAGTGGTGAACAAGCTAATTTCCAGGGCGACTATCTCAATATTCAGGATGGGAAACTGCTGTTTCCAACTGTTCAGCAGCCATATCCGCCCTTATGGTTTGGCGGTTCCTCTCCCATAGCTCAAAAAATTGCTGCCAAGCATGTAGATGTTTATCTAACTTGGGGCGAACCACCGGCGCAAGTTGCCGAGAAGATTGCATCAGTTCGCAGACTTGCAGAAGCAGAAGGCCGGACTTTGCGGTTTGGGATTCGCTTACATGTGATTGTGCGCGAAACCGAGAGTGAAGCGTGGGATGCGGCGAATCAACTGATTAAGTATGTAGATGACGAAGCGATCGCTAAAGCCCAAAAAGCTTATGCCCGGATGGATTCAGTTGGACAAAGCCGGATGACTCAATTACACCACGGTAATCGTGAGGCATTAGAGATTAGCCCCAACCTTTGGGCGGGAGTCGGTTTGGTGCGGGGTGGTGCGGGAACGGCCTTAGTCGGCGATCCCCAAACCGTTGCAGCCAGAATCTTGGAATATGCTGCTTTGGGTGTTGAGTCCTTTATCTTCTCTGGTTATCCCCATCTAGAAGAAGCTTATCGAGTTGCGGAACTTTTATTTCCCCATCTGCCTTTAGAGAATCTACCCGTAGTGGAGAAGCAACACGTCTTGAGTCCATTTGGCGAGATTGTGGCAAATGAAGATTTTCCTCAGCAACACAAACAAAAAGCTACATCCATATCCTAG
- a CDS encoding MgtC/SapB family protein: protein MGPMFITANDWPHIAFRLSLALLVGCLIGFNRQQGGRPAGMRTFMLVSMGAALFVMIPLQVEGESPYAATNALSRTIQGVATGIGFLGAGLILQESPRKSAAPKVKNLTTAACVWTAAGLGAAIGCGLWQMGLLGGLLTLITLSGVKRLTRAFVFLTSRGKQGTIQDLTTTSDDDD from the coding sequence ATGGGGCCGATGTTTATTACTGCCAACGATTGGCCACATATAGCGTTTAGATTGTCTTTGGCGCTCCTGGTTGGTTGCTTGATTGGATTTAATCGTCAGCAAGGGGGTAGACCAGCAGGGATGAGAACATTTATGCTCGTGAGTATGGGGGCAGCACTATTTGTGATGATTCCTTTGCAGGTTGAGGGCGAGAGTCCCTATGCTGCTACTAATGCACTGAGTCGGACAATTCAAGGTGTAGCTACCGGGATAGGATTTCTCGGAGCCGGATTGATTTTACAAGAGTCTCCGAGAAAATCTGCGGCGCCAAAAGTAAAAAACTTAACTACAGCTGCCTGTGTCTGGACTGCGGCTGGATTGGGAGCTGCGATCGGTTGTGGCTTATGGCAAATGGGATTATTAGGAGGGCTACTGACTCTGATTACCCTAAGTGGTGTGAAGCGTCTAACTCGCGCATTTGTGTTTCTGACGAGTCGAGGGAAACAGGGGACTATTCAGGATCTCACAACTACCTCTGATGATGATGATTAA
- the msrB gene encoding peptide-methionine (R)-S-oxide reductase MsrB — protein sequence MDKRYFLQASAVIVGTGLLSRYIKWGPEEMTTSKSGFEITKPEEEWRTILTPEQFRVLRKHGTERAHTSPLDKEYDNGTYYCAACEQPLFTSDTKFNSGTGWPSFFNPIEGAIATTVDRSLFTTRTEVHCSRCGGHLGHVFDDGPAPTGKRYCMNGVSLKFTPA from the coding sequence ATGGACAAACGGTATTTTTTACAAGCTAGTGCAGTAATAGTCGGCACAGGATTGTTATCAAGATATATCAAATGGGGGCCAGAAGAGATGACAACTTCTAAGAGTGGATTTGAAATCACCAAACCTGAAGAAGAGTGGCGGACGATTTTAACGCCAGAACAGTTTCGTGTATTGCGTAAACATGGGACTGAACGCGCTCACACCAGTCCATTGGATAAGGAATACGACAATGGGACTTATTATTGTGCTGCGTGTGAACAACCACTGTTTACATCTGATACCAAATTTAATAGTGGTACTGGCTGGCCCAGCTTTTTTAACCCGATTGAAGGTGCGATCGCTACTACTGTAGATAGGTCATTGTTTACGACCAGAACTGAAGTGCATTGTAGTCGTTGTGGTGGTCATCTGGGCCATGTTTTTGATGATGGCCCTGCACCCACTGGTAAGCGCTACTGTATGAACGGTGTTTCGCTGAAATTTACTCCTGCTTAA
- a CDS encoding DoxX family protein, with the protein MNENRNYISLKSKDVAIAYLLLRVLIGVNYFNHGFTRIFNIPGFAEDTVKELATSYFPEFLVRINSYLVPPVELIVGVLITLGLATRSALIVTFALMIILKLGVTSIQNWGAATSMLSYGIVLFILLAGSSFNIYSLDHWRKKKQNLADSGADREQGRVNFFKNNFWVKYRRQNRLPNHSNFR; encoded by the coding sequence ATGAATGAAAATAGAAACTACATTAGTCTCAAATCAAAGGATGTTGCGATCGCCTATTTGTTGCTGCGAGTTCTCATTGGTGTCAATTATTTTAATCACGGATTCACTCGCATTTTTAACATCCCTGGATTCGCTGAAGATACTGTCAAAGAACTAGCAACTTCTTATTTTCCAGAATTTCTGGTGAGAATCAATTCTTACCTAGTGCCCCCTGTAGAGTTAATTGTGGGCGTGTTAATCACACTTGGGTTAGCAACTAGAAGCGCTTTAATTGTCACCTTTGCCTTGATGATCATTCTGAAGTTGGGAGTGACATCGATACAAAACTGGGGTGCAGCTACTTCCATGCTTTCTTACGGGATTGTGCTGTTTATTTTGCTTGCAGGTAGCAGCTTTAATATTTACTCCCTCGATCACTGGAGAAAAAAGAAACAAAACCTTGCAGACTCAGGAGCGGATCGTGAACAAGGTAGGGTCAACTTCTTTAAAAATAATTTTTGGGTAAAATATCGGCGACAGAATCGTTTACCCAATCATAGTAATTTCAGATAA
- a CDS encoding NAD(P)/FAD-dependent oxidoreductase translates to MNSRRVVIVGAGFGGLQTAQSLADSGADVLLIDRNNYHTFVPLLYQVATGQLEPEYIAYPIRTILRRFSFLRNKSKVQFLMAEVEQIDFSGQTVETDSCSITYDFLVLATGSQTQFLGVPGALEYAFSMRTLEEAIAIRNQIFSCFEGAIQESDSSRRQQLLTFTIVGGGATGVEVAGAFIEMLRGHLRRDYPTLLKQVRLILVQSGDRLLADLPKKLGAYTYKRLHQLGVEVYLQTKVTRVTFESLHLQNDEVIPTATVIWTAGLEANYPTTSEEVSSAKKGKLLVHPTLQLLEQPNIYAIGDLAYMEQNGKPLTGVAPEALQQGVAVARNIQRQFQGKSPEDFSYFNKGRLAIIGCYSGVGKIGAFAFTGCLAWLMWLGVHLVYLPGYRSRLLVLLTWLHTYLFSDRSVRLILSMKER, encoded by the coding sequence ATGAACAGTCGCCGCGTTGTCATTGTTGGCGCTGGATTCGGTGGGTTGCAAACTGCCCAATCTTTAGCTGATTCTGGTGCAGATGTATTATTAATCGATCGCAACAACTATCACACCTTTGTACCGTTGTTGTATCAGGTTGCCACAGGTCAATTGGAACCTGAGTACATTGCTTACCCTATCCGCACGATATTACGGCGATTCTCTTTCCTGCGAAATAAGTCTAAGGTTCAGTTTTTGATGGCTGAGGTTGAGCAAATTGATTTTTCAGGGCAAACTGTTGAAACAGATAGTTGTTCAATCACCTATGACTTTCTTGTACTTGCAACTGGAAGCCAAACCCAGTTTTTAGGAGTTCCTGGAGCTTTAGAATATGCTTTCTCAATGAGAACATTAGAAGAAGCAATAGCAATCCGAAATCAAATTTTCTCTTGTTTTGAGGGAGCAATCCAGGAATCTGATTCATCACGACGCCAACAACTGCTGACATTTACCATCGTCGGTGGTGGGGCGACGGGTGTTGAGGTTGCAGGTGCTTTCATTGAAATGCTTCGAGGCCACTTGCGTCGAGATTATCCGACACTTTTAAAGCAAGTGAGGTTGATTCTCGTCCAATCTGGCGATCGCTTATTGGCCGATTTGCCAAAGAAGTTGGGAGCTTACACCTACAAACGATTACATCAGCTAGGAGTGGAAGTTTATCTGCAAACAAAAGTGACTAGAGTGACTTTTGAATCTTTACATCTGCAAAACGATGAGGTAATTCCAACTGCAACCGTCATTTGGACTGCGGGGTTAGAGGCGAATTATCCGACAACATCTGAGGAAGTATCTTCAGCAAAGAAGGGAAAGTTACTTGTCCATCCCACCCTACAATTGCTAGAGCAACCCAATATATATGCCATTGGGGATCTGGCATATATGGAACAGAACGGTAAACCATTAACTGGGGTTGCACCAGAGGCACTTCAGCAGGGTGTTGCTGTAGCTCGAAATATTCAACGGCAATTTCAAGGTAAATCACCAGAGGATTTTAGCTATTTCAACAAGGGAAGATTAGCAATTATTGGCTGTTATTCAGGTGTGGGAAAAATTGGTGCATTTGCCTTTACAGGATGCTTGGCTTGGCTGATGTGGCTAGGAGTTCATTTAGTATATCTTCCTGGCTATCGTAGTCGTTTGCTAGTATTACTTACTTGGCTGCACACTTACCTATTCAGCGATCGCTCAGTTCGCTTAATTCTGTCTATGAAAGAACGTTAG
- a CDS encoding MBL fold metallo-hydrolase codes for MKSLHRPDLYSWSNFNPARNIDFNGIAWIRPDGNILIDPVALSNHDWNHLKSLGGVVWIVLTNSEHIRASKEIADQTYAKIAGPLAEKDTFPIHCDRWLSDGEEFVPGLEVIELHGSKTPGELALLLEETTLITGDLVRARKAGSLTILPDDKLLNREEAVASVQRLAQLSRVEAVLVGDGWPVFRDGRDRLQDLVATL; via the coding sequence ATGAAATCTTTGCACCGTCCCGATCTCTATAGCTGGTCTAATTTCAATCCGGCAAGAAATATTGATTTCAATGGGATTGCCTGGATTCGCCCAGATGGCAACATCTTGATTGACCCAGTAGCCCTATCAAACCATGATTGGAATCATCTGAAATCCCTCGGTGGTGTGGTTTGGATTGTGCTGACAAATTCTGAGCATATCAGGGCAAGTAAAGAAATTGCCGATCAAACATACGCTAAAATAGCCGGCCCTCTGGCAGAAAAAGACACTTTTCCCATACATTGCGATCGCTGGCTGTCTGATGGTGAAGAATTTGTCCCAGGACTGGAGGTGATTGAACTCCACGGTTCTAAAACTCCCGGTGAATTGGCTCTGTTACTGGAGGAGACAACTTTAATTACAGGGGATTTAGTCCGGGCACGCAAAGCAGGGAGCTTGACGATTTTACCAGATGACAAACTTCTGAATCGAGAAGAGGCTGTTGCTTCTGTGCAGAGGTTAGCTCAACTGAGTCGGGTAGAAGCAGTGCTGGTGGGCGATGGTTGGCCAGTTTTCCGCGATGGACGCGATCGCTTGCAGGATCTTGTAGCAACGCTGTAA
- a CDS encoding pyridoxal phosphate-dependent aminotransferase codes for MSEIVRQKISAKAEEFTESVIREMTRVALQYDAVNLAQGFPDFPCPLELKQAAYEAIEADINQYAITWGDRPFRHAIAKKVRWYLGLDIDPETQITVTCGSTEAMASVMLATVNPGDEVIVFEPYYENYGPDAILAGAIPRYVTLHPPHWTFDEAQLRQAFNANTKAIIINTPHNPTGKVFTREELTLIAELCQKWDVLAFTDEIYEHILYDGTQHIALATLPGMEERTVTINGLSKTYSVTGWRVGYILANPELTGAIRKVHDFLTVGAPAPLQRAGVAAMQLPPSYYEELAKLYQQKRDSILQILDQVGIPYFVPKGAYYVLADISKFGYKTDVEFTYHLIKNIGVAVVPSSSFFSEPEKGHSLIRFCFSKRPETLKIASDRLLKLQSNLQPTS; via the coding sequence GTGAGTGAGATTGTGCGCCAAAAAATATCAGCGAAGGCAGAAGAGTTTACAGAGTCTGTGATTCGAGAAATGACGCGGGTGGCACTGCAATATGATGCAGTGAATTTGGCGCAGGGATTCCCCGATTTTCCCTGTCCCTTGGAGTTGAAACAGGCAGCTTATGAGGCAATAGAGGCAGATATTAATCAGTATGCCATTACTTGGGGCGATCGCCCCTTTCGTCATGCGATCGCCAAAAAAGTCCGCTGGTATCTTGGCTTAGATATCGATCCCGAAACCCAAATTACTGTTACCTGTGGTTCCACAGAAGCAATGGCATCTGTGATGCTAGCAACAGTTAATCCCGGTGACGAAGTAATTGTATTTGAGCCGTATTACGAAAATTATGGCCCCGATGCGATTTTAGCTGGTGCTATACCCCGCTACGTGACACTGCATCCCCCTCATTGGACATTTGATGAAGCACAGTTGCGTCAAGCTTTCAATGCCAATACCAAAGCTATTATTATCAACACACCCCACAATCCCACAGGTAAAGTCTTCACCCGTGAAGAACTCACCCTAATTGCTGAACTTTGTCAAAAGTGGGATGTGTTAGCGTTCACTGATGAAATCTACGAACATATTCTCTATGACGGCACTCAACATATTGCCCTAGCAACCCTTCCCGGAATGGAAGAACGCACCGTTACTATTAACGGTTTATCCAAAACTTATAGCGTCACCGGATGGCGAGTCGGCTACATTTTGGCAAACCCAGAATTGACAGGAGCGATTCGCAAAGTCCATGATTTTCTCACCGTTGGCGCACCTGCACCATTACAACGAGCCGGAGTTGCCGCCATGCAACTGCCACCATCCTATTATGAAGAACTAGCCAAACTTTATCAGCAGAAACGAGATAGCATTTTACAAATTCTAGATCAAGTTGGCATTCCCTATTTCGTTCCCAAGGGAGCCTATTATGTTCTGGCAGATATTTCCAAATTTGGCTACAAAACAGATGTTGAATTCACTTACCATCTAATTAAAAATATTGGTGTGGCGGTAGTTCCTAGTTCCAGCTTTTTCAGCGAACCAGAAAAAGGACATTCATTGATCAGATTTTGTTTTAGCAAAAGACCTGAGACATTAAAAATAGCTAGCGATCGCTTACTCAAGCTGCAATCAAATCTACAACCAACATCTTAA
- a CDS encoding cystathionine beta-synthase, translating into MATYENILQAIGRTPLVRLNKITEDIHSSIYAKVEYLNPGGSTKDRIALTMIEAAEKTGQLQPGGTIIEATAGNTGVGLALIAAVKKYRCIFVMPDKMSQDKINLLKAYGAEVVVTPTSVPPDSPESYNGVAERLAKEIPGAYRPNQFENPNNPLAHYLTTGPEIWSDSNGKIDVFVAGMGTGGTISGVAKYLKEQNPNIVIVGADPEGSILSGDTPKSYKVEGIGEDFIPKTFNRQLVDEMVRVSDKESFNMARRLAREEGLLVGGSCGTAVAAALKYAARLTEPKYIVALLPDTGRNYINKIYSDAWMQENGFWEGTTVKSIKIGEILAQKTDFPSLVAVSPRDTLSKATNYLQKLNISQLPVIDNKHVVGSVNEASLMKFLHDGINFSNQEVSAVMGKPLPILDEEVDISEAYRVLLSGSTGIIIKRHDVPIGLITRADLIRYWISQNQE; encoded by the coding sequence ATGGCTACTTACGAAAACATTTTACAAGCAATTGGTAGAACTCCATTAGTCAGACTAAACAAAATTACTGAAGACATTCACTCAAGTATTTATGCCAAAGTAGAATATCTCAATCCTGGCGGGAGTACCAAAGATAGAATTGCTCTTACCATGATTGAAGCCGCCGAAAAAACAGGACAACTGCAACCCGGCGGCACGATTATTGAAGCTACCGCAGGTAATACTGGTGTGGGACTGGCATTAATTGCAGCAGTAAAAAAGTATCGCTGTATTTTCGTCATGCCTGATAAAATGAGCCAGGATAAAATCAACCTACTCAAAGCTTATGGTGCAGAAGTAGTTGTTACTCCCACATCTGTACCGCCTGACTCGCCAGAAAGTTATAACGGTGTGGCGGAAAGACTCGCCAAAGAAATACCAGGAGCCTATAGACCAAATCAATTTGAAAACCCGAATAATCCTTTAGCACATTACTTAACTACAGGCCCAGAAATCTGGTCAGATAGTAATGGTAAAATTGATGTTTTTGTTGCAGGTATGGGCACAGGTGGTACAATTTCAGGAGTTGCTAAATATCTGAAAGAGCAAAATCCAAATATAGTAATTGTTGGTGCAGATCCAGAGGGTTCAATTCTTTCTGGTGACACCCCAAAATCTTACAAAGTTGAGGGAATTGGTGAAGACTTTATTCCCAAAACATTTAATCGTCAATTAGTTGATGAAATGGTTCGGGTTAGCGATAAAGAATCTTTTAATATGGCTCGTCGTTTAGCACGAGAAGAAGGTTTATTGGTAGGAGGTTCTTGTGGTACAGCAGTAGCCGCAGCGCTCAAGTATGCAGCCAGATTAACAGAGCCGAAGTATATTGTAGCCCTATTACCAGATACGGGAAGAAACTACATTAATAAAATCTACTCCGATGCCTGGATGCAGGAAAATGGTTTTTGGGAAGGTACAACAGTAAAAAGTATCAAAATTGGTGAAATTCTTGCTCAAAAAACAGATTTTCCTTCTCTAGTTGCTGTTAGTCCCCGTGATACCTTGAGTAAAGCCACAAACTACCTACAAAAGCTGAATATTTCACAGCTACCTGTGATTGATAATAAGCATGTAGTAGGAAGCGTCAATGAAGCCTCTTTAATGAAATTTCTCCATGATGGCATCAACTTTTCTAATCAGGAAGTTTCGGCAGTTATGGGTAAACCACTGCCGATTCTCGATGAAGAAGTAGATATTTCTGAAGCTTATCGAGTACTGTTATCAGGAAGCACCGGCATTATTATTAAGCGGCATGATGTTCCTATTGGCTTAATTACCAGAGCCGATTTAATCAGATATTGGATTAGCCAAAACCAAGAATAA
- a CDS encoding cystathionine gamma-synthase, with protein MEFETRAIHEGQQSDPQTGAVIVPIYLTSTYEQEAIGKHKGYEYSRTGNPTRTALEEALASIENGKFGLAFASGLAATTTVLSILKNGDHIVAGDDLYGGTYRLLEKVVKNWGVTTSYVDIDNIADFETAIQPNTKLIWIETPTNPLLKIIDIAALANIARKNNIILVVDNTFASPYFQTPLDLGADIVVHSTTKYLGGHSDIIGGAVITSNEQLYTELKFYQNAIGAIPSPFDSWLVLRGIKTLAVRMREHEKNALFLAEFLEKHPKIERIYYPGLSSHEQHKLAKEQMSGFGGMISLELKGGFAEVERFASRLKLFLLAESLGGVESLLCYPTKMTHGSLPEAERLQRGIKDNLVRLSVGIEHQQDLQADLENALA; from the coding sequence ATGGAATTTGAGACTAGAGCAATTCATGAAGGTCAGCAATCAGACCCACAAACGGGTGCTGTCATTGTTCCCATTTATTTGACTTCTACTTATGAACAAGAAGCCATCGGTAAACATAAAGGATATGAATATTCTCGCACGGGAAACCCCACCCGCACAGCATTAGAAGAGGCTTTAGCTTCTATTGAAAATGGGAAATTTGGTTTGGCATTTGCCTCTGGCTTGGCTGCAACTACCACAGTATTAAGTATACTCAAAAATGGCGATCATATTGTTGCTGGTGATGATTTATATGGTGGGACTTATCGGTTGCTAGAAAAGGTTGTAAAAAATTGGGGTGTTACAACTAGCTATGTAGATATTGATAACATCGCTGATTTTGAAACTGCCATTCAACCAAATACTAAGCTGATTTGGATTGAAACCCCTACTAACCCTCTGTTGAAAATTATTGATATTGCCGCCCTAGCAAATATTGCTCGTAAAAATAATATTATCTTAGTCGTTGATAATACTTTTGCTAGTCCTTATTTTCAAACGCCGTTAGATTTAGGTGCTGACATTGTGGTTCACAGTACTACTAAATATCTAGGGGGACACAGTGATATTATTGGTGGCGCAGTTATCACATCTAACGAGCAACTATACACCGAACTGAAGTTTTATCAAAATGCGATCGGGGCGATTCCTAGTCCTTTTGATAGCTGGTTAGTGCTGCGAGGAATTAAAACTCTGGCTGTGAGAATGCGAGAACATGAAAAAAACGCTTTATTTTTAGCTGAATTTTTAGAAAAGCATCCCAAAATTGAGCGCATTTATTATCCAGGGTTATCCAGTCATGAACAACATAAATTAGCAAAAGAGCAAATGTCTGGCTTTGGGGGGATGATTAGTTTGGAATTAAAGGGTGGTTTTGCTGAGGTTGAAAGATTCGCTTCTCGACTCAAGTTATTTTTGCTGGCTGAAAGTTTGGGTGGTGTGGAATCACTACTTTGCTATCCTACGAAAATGACTCATGGTTCTCTACCAGAAGCAGAACGACTTCAGCGGGGAATTAAGGATAATTTAGTCCGTCTTTCGGTAGGAATTGAACATCAGCAAGATTTGCAAGCTGATTTAGAAAATGCTCTAGCTTGA